A single Chloroflexota bacterium DNA region contains:
- a CDS encoding IS5/IS1182 family transposase, producing the protein VENAFRHLKEWRAVATRYAKTSASYLAACQIRALALWIKLL; encoded by the coding sequence TGGTGGAAAACGCCTTCCGCCATCTCAAAGAATGGCGGGCAGTAGCCACCCGCTATGCCAAAACGTCGGCCTCTTACCTGGCTGCCTGCCAGATCAGAGCCCTGGCGCTCTGGATAAAACTACTTTGA